Proteins from a single region of Hordeum vulgare subsp. vulgare chromosome 6H, MorexV3_pseudomolecules_assembly, whole genome shotgun sequence:
- the LOC123403525 gene encoding cyanidin 3-O-rutinoside 5-O-glucosyltransferase-like, with translation MGPQHFLVVAFPGQGHINPARALAERLSRAAPGARVTLSAAVSAHRRMFPSLASPDDEVHDGAISYIPYSDGFDHGFSLFAGDGDEVKRYAEVFGRVGRETFSAVVDRLAARGRPVTCVVYAMLMWWAAEVARERGVPRALYWIQPATMLAVYYHYFNGYERLVTEHAAEPGFTLSMPGLPPLAIRDLPSFFTNFTDGRIVAAFGDIRRTFQQLDLDVDGSSRTGGRQAMVLVNTVEELEAGALASVPELDVFPVGPAVVSLFAEGAGGASGTATAVGDLFEHDEKAYMEWLDTKPARSVVYVSFGSMSAVSKRQKDELKRGLAASGWPYLWVVRKNNRDDGFDDVGGVQGMVVGWCDQVQVLSHPAVGCFVTHCGWNSTLESVACGVSVVAVPQWSDQDTNARLVVQWGIGVRSTTDADRVLKAEELARCVEIIMGDTEEGAAIRASSASWKAKLQEAIADGGSSGRNLRTFLDQFPNDA, from the coding sequence ATGGGGCCGCAGCACTTCCTCGTCGTCGCGTTCCCGGGCCAGGGCCACATCAACCCGGCGCGCGCTCTGGCGGAACGGCTCTCGCGGGCCGCACCGGGCGCGCGGGTCACGCTCTCGGCCGCCGTGTCCGCGCACCGTCGCATGTTTCCCTCGCTCGCGTCCCCCGACGACGAGGTCCACGACGGTGCTATCTCCTACATCCCGTACTCGGACGGCTTCGACCACGGCTTCAGCCTCTTTGCCGGCGACGGGGACGAAGTGAAGAGATACGCGGAGGTGTTCGGCCGAGTAGGCCGCGAGACCTTCTCGGCGGTGGTGGACCGCCTCGCGGCGCGGGGCCGTCCCGTCACGTGCGTCGTGTACGCCATGCTCATGTGGTGGGCCGCCGAGGTCGCCCGTGAGCGCGGCGTGCCCCGGGCGCTCTACTGGATCCAGCCGGCCACGATGCTGGCCGTGTACTACCACTACTTCAATGGGTACGAGAGGCTCGTGACGGAGCACGCTGCCGAGCCGGGGTTCACGCTGTCTATGCCGGGCCTCCCACCGCTGGCGATCCGTGACCTCCCGAGCTTCTTCACCAACTTTACAGACGGCAGGATAGTCGCGGCGTTCGGGGACATCCGCAGGACGTTCCAGCAGCTGGACCTGGACGTCGACGGTAGCAGCAGAACCGGAGGAAGGCAAGCCATGGTGCTAGTGAATACCGTCGAAGAATTAGAGGCCGGTGCTCTCGCGTCTGTCCCTGAATTGGACGTGTTCCCCGTCGGGCCAGCCGTGGTGTCGCTCTTCGCTGAGGGCGCCGGCGGCGCGAGTGGCACTGCCACCGCAGTAGGAGATCTGTTTGAACACGACGAAAAGGCTTACATGGAGTGGCTGGACACAAAGCCAGCACGGTCGGTGGTGTACGTGTCGTTCGGGAGCATGTCGGCGGTGAGCAAGCGACAGAAGGACGAGTTGAAGCGGGGCCTCGCCGCGAGCGGCTGGCCGTACCTGTGGGTGGTGCGGAAGAACAACCGagacgatggcttcgacgatgtcgGCGGCGTGCAGGGCATGGTGGTTGGGTGGTGCGATCAGGTGCAGGTGCTGTCGCATCCGGCCGTCGGGTGCTTTGTGACGCACTGCGGCTGGAACTCGACGCTGGAGAGCGTGGCGTGCGGCGTATCGGTGGTCGCCGTGCCGCAGTGGTCCGACCAGGACACGAACGCGCGCCTGGTCGTTCAGTGGGGCATCGGCGTGCGCTCCACGACCGACGCTGATAGGGTGCTGAAAGCAGAGGAGCTCGCGAGGTGCGTGGAGATCATCATGGGTGACACGGAGGAGGGCGCAGCCATACGGGCGAGCTCGGCTTCATGGAAGGCGAAGTTGCAGGAAGCAATCGCGGACGGAGGCTCATCCGGTCGTAATCTCAGGACTTTCCTCGACCAATTTCCGAATGATGCTTAG